Proteins encoded by one window of Dioscorea cayenensis subsp. rotundata cultivar TDr96_F1 chromosome 20, TDr96_F1_v2_PseudoChromosome.rev07_lg8_w22 25.fasta, whole genome shotgun sequence:
- the LOC120251711 gene encoding 5'-deoxynucleotidase hdd1-like, which produces MFPSSSSGVSPSSVVDFLALCRNLKTTKRTGWVRRGVCGPESVADHMYRMGIMALIAPDIPGINRDRCVKMAIVHDIAEAIVGDITPFDGVSKSEKSRMEKEALDHMCKLLGGESRGEIYRQTCKTID; this is translated from the exons ATGTTCCCTTCATCCTCCTCTGGTGTGTCGCCATCCTCGGTTGTTGACTTCCTCGCCCTCTGCCGCAATCTCAAG ACAACAAAGAGGACGGGATGGGTTCGGCGCGGTGTGTGCGGGCCAGAGTCAGTGGCAGACCACATGTATCGCATGGGCATCATGGCCTTAATTGCCCCAGACATCCCTGGCATCAATCGTGATAG ATGCGTCAAGATGGCCATTGTGCATGATATTGCTGAAG CTATTGTTGGAGATATAACACCATTTGATGGAGTGTCAAAGTCGGAGAAGAGTCGAATGGAGAAGGAGGCACTAGATCACATGTGCAAGTTACTTGGTGGAGAGTCCAGAGGTGAAATCTACCGGCAAACATGCAAAACGATAGAttga